The following are from one region of the Bacillus methanolicus MGA3 genome:
- a CDS encoding ABC transporter ATP-binding protein — MVLQISHVTKRFGQFTAVDDLTLTIPEKEMFGFLGANGAGKTTTFRMILGLLEPSDGEITWDGKPINYSASHLIGYLPEERGLYPKLKVKEQIVYLARLRGMKKQDALRELNIWLERFKVPEYADKKVEELSKGNQQKIQFIAAVIHKPKLLILDEPFSGLDPVNVEQLKEAVMDLKENGTTIVFSSHRMEHVEEMCEHLCIMHRGRPVLHGALKEIKRSFGKKNLVIHSDFRMDFLKNYQGVTRAKETPEGIHLQIEGEEVAEQILKEIVGKGFIRKFELEEPSLNDIFIEKVGASYE, encoded by the coding sequence ATGGTCCTGCAGATTAGCCATGTCACAAAACGTTTTGGGCAGTTTACTGCTGTGGATGATCTAACTTTAACGATACCAGAAAAAGAAATGTTCGGGTTTCTGGGGGCTAATGGCGCTGGAAAAACGACTACTTTCCGGATGATTTTAGGATTGCTTGAGCCTAGCGATGGCGAAATTACTTGGGATGGGAAGCCGATCAATTATTCTGCGAGCCATTTGATTGGCTATCTGCCCGAAGAAAGGGGACTTTATCCTAAATTAAAAGTAAAAGAACAAATTGTCTATCTTGCAAGATTAAGAGGGATGAAGAAGCAGGACGCACTTAGGGAACTGAATATTTGGCTTGAGCGATTCAAGGTGCCTGAATATGCTGATAAAAAAGTCGAGGAGCTATCAAAAGGAAACCAGCAAAAAATTCAATTTATCGCAGCGGTCATACATAAGCCTAAGCTTTTGATTTTGGATGAACCTTTCAGCGGTCTTGATCCTGTTAATGTTGAACAGCTGAAGGAAGCTGTTATGGACTTGAAGGAAAATGGAACAACAATAGTCTTTTCAAGCCACAGGATGGAGCATGTGGAAGAAATGTGCGAGCATTTGTGCATTATGCATCGAGGACGTCCGGTTCTACATGGCGCATTAAAGGAAATAAAACGTTCATTTGGGAAGAAAAATCTTGTGATTCATTCTGATTTTAGAATGGACTTTCTAAAAAACTATCAAGGTGTAACTAGAGCGAAAGAAACTCCTGAGGGTATCCATCTTCAAATTGAAGGGGAAGAAGTTGCGGAACAGATTTTAAAGGAAATTGTCGGAAAAGGGTTTATCCGCAAATTTGAATTAGAAGAACCTTCTTTAAATGATATTTTTATCGAGAAAGTAGGTGCTTCATATGAATAA
- a CDS encoding YhzD family protein produces MKTYKITAFKPNGEKLLDESFQASNDDEAKLLGKKILEEKGLIEKTHRCTSPTGKLLLFHP; encoded by the coding sequence ATGAAGACTTATAAAATAACTGCATTTAAACCTAACGGCGAAAAACTGTTAGATGAATCTTTTCAAGCTAGCAATGATGACGAAGCAAAATTGCTCGGAAAAAAAATTCTTGAAGAAAAAGGCCTTATTGAAAAAACCCACCGCTGCACATCTCCAACAGGAAAATTGTTACTATTTCATCCATAA
- a CDS encoding peptidylprolyl isomerase — protein MKKWIISLFLTAGVIGLSACNTQGGGSEAVAETKAGNITKDELYNAMKEKYGKQTLQELIYEKVLSKKYKVTDKELNAKVDELKSQLGDSFNMALAQYGYKSEEDLKKALKLSLLQEKAAVKEVKVTEDELKKYYENYKPEIRARHILVADEKTAKEIKKKLDNGAKFEDLAKKYSTDTLSAKKGGDLGWFGAGEMVPEFEKAAYALKVNEISDPVKTEHGWHIIQVTDKKEKKPFDKMKNELEYKLKVSKLDQDIVQKAMNRELKDADVKIKDKDLEDILNQSEK, from the coding sequence ATGAAAAAATGGATCATATCCCTATTCTTAACTGCTGGGGTTATCGGTTTAAGCGCATGTAATACACAAGGAGGGGGCTCAGAGGCAGTAGCAGAAACGAAAGCTGGCAATATTACAAAGGACGAGCTTTATAATGCGATGAAAGAAAAATATGGAAAGCAAACACTTCAAGAGCTTATTTACGAAAAAGTCCTTTCCAAAAAATATAAAGTGACAGACAAAGAATTAAATGCAAAGGTTGATGAATTAAAAAGCCAGCTTGGCGACAGTTTTAATATGGCCCTCGCTCAATATGGATATAAAAGTGAAGAAGACTTAAAGAAAGCATTAAAACTCAGCCTTCTTCAAGAAAAAGCAGCAGTTAAAGAAGTTAAGGTTACAGAAGATGAATTGAAGAAGTATTACGAAAATTACAAACCTGAAATTAGAGCCCGCCATATTTTAGTGGCAGATGAAAAAACAGCAAAAGAAATTAAGAAAAAACTTGATAACGGAGCAAAATTTGAAGATCTTGCAAAAAAATATTCTACAGACACACTTTCAGCTAAAAAAGGCGGAGACTTGGGATGGTTTGGTGCAGGCGAAATGGTTCCAGAGTTTGAAAAAGCAGCTTATGCCCTTAAAGTGAATGAAATAAGCGATCCGGTTAAAACAGAACATGGATGGCACATTATTCAAGTAACAGATAAAAAGGAAAAAAAACCGTTTGATAAAATGAAAAATGAACTTGAGTATAAATTAAAGGTCTCCAAACTTGATCAAGATATCGTTCAAAAAGCAATGAACCGAGAATTGAAAGATGCCGATGTTAAAATCAAAGATAAAGATTTAGAAGATATACTTAATCAGTCAGAGAAATAA
- a CDS encoding enoyl-CoA hydratase: MSIDSASNTVLVHIDGRVATLELNRPESLNALNCEMIKELTSKLKDLSYNDEIDIIVLKGSDRAFSSGGDIKAMLLEINESDFSVIMDRINELVVTLYSISKLTISAISGAAAGLGLSLALATDYIIADRASKIAMNFISIGLIPDGGAHFFLEKRLGEAKAKQVIWEGKPMTADEAYQVGLISEIAQENIDDALQRKLNDWLQKPIQAMIRTKKIMAERNRPDLLKILELEKHGQYKMRQTEDHQEGIKAFIEKRKPNFKGN; this comes from the coding sequence TTGTCTATTGACTCTGCATCAAATACAGTTCTTGTTCATATAGATGGACGAGTGGCAACATTGGAGCTGAACAGGCCGGAATCACTGAACGCTCTAAACTGCGAAATGATTAAAGAATTAACTTCAAAACTGAAAGATCTCAGTTATAATGATGAAATTGACATTATTGTATTAAAGGGAAGTGACAGGGCTTTTTCTTCCGGCGGAGATATAAAGGCAATGCTTTTAGAAATAAATGAAAGCGATTTCTCTGTTATAATGGATAGAATAAATGAATTAGTCGTAACATTATACAGCATCTCTAAACTTACAATCAGTGCGATTTCAGGTGCAGCAGCCGGTCTTGGCCTAAGTCTTGCATTGGCTACAGACTATATTATTGCCGACCGAGCAAGTAAAATTGCGATGAACTTTATCAGCATCGGTTTAATCCCGGATGGTGGGGCACACTTCTTTTTAGAAAAAAGATTAGGGGAGGCAAAGGCAAAACAAGTGATTTGGGAAGGGAAGCCAATGACCGCTGATGAAGCATATCAAGTGGGGCTTATTTCAGAAATTGCCCAGGAAAATATAGACGATGCTTTACAGCGAAAATTAAACGATTGGCTTCAAAAGCCTATACAGGCAATGATCAGAACAAAGAAAATCATGGCGGAAAGAAACCGTCCGGACTTGCTCAAAATTTTAGAATTGGAAAAACATGGACAATATAAAATGAGGCAAACAGAGGACCATCAAGAGGGAATCAAAGCCTTCATTGAAAAACGGAAGCCGAATTTCAAAGGGAACTAA
- a CDS encoding sporulation YhaL family protein, with protein MLVPFWVYLVVGGIMISAYMAVKAGREERQQEMESIELEGSIYMERLEQERKKKVEKQKSLES; from the coding sequence ATGCTTGTCCCTTTTTGGGTTTATTTAGTTGTAGGGGGAATTATGATCAGTGCTTATATGGCCGTAAAGGCGGGGAGAGAAGAGCGACAGCAAGAAATGGAGAGCATCGAGCTTGAGGGATCTATTTATATGGAGCGTCTTGAACAAGAAAGAAAGAAAAAAGTTGAAAAACAGAAGTCTTTAGAAAGTTAA
- the yhaM gene encoding 3'-5' exoribonuclease YhaM, translating into MTKGIQYYDVGEQIELFLLIKNATKGIASNGKPFLTLILQDQSGEIEAKLWDASNDDEKNYAPQKIVKVLGDIQNYRGRNQLRIRHIRPASPEDPVNLSDFLETAPVSKDEMISKITQFIFEMKNPNIQRITRHLLKKHQESFLEYPAATKNHHEFVSGLAYHVTSMLDLSKAIADLYPSLDKDLLYAGVILHDLGKVIELSGPVSTSYTVVGNLLGHITIMVNEIGKAADELGISGEEVLMLQHLVLSHHGKAEWGSPKPPLIKEAEILHLIDNLDAKMNMLDRALARVKPGEFTERIFALDNRSFYKPTFHK; encoded by the coding sequence ATGACTAAAGGAATTCAGTATTATGATGTAGGAGAACAAATTGAGTTATTTTTATTAATAAAAAACGCCACAAAAGGAATTGCCAGCAATGGAAAGCCTTTTCTCACTCTGATTTTGCAAGATCAAAGCGGAGAAATAGAAGCAAAATTATGGGATGCTTCTAATGATGATGAAAAAAATTATGCACCGCAAAAAATCGTGAAAGTACTTGGGGATATCCAAAATTACCGTGGACGAAACCAGCTTCGCATCCGCCATATTCGTCCGGCGTCTCCGGAAGATCCCGTTAATCTTTCCGATTTCCTTGAAACTGCTCCTGTTTCGAAAGATGAAATGATCAGCAAGATAACTCAATTTATATTTGAAATGAAGAACCCAAATATTCAACGTATTACGAGGCATTTGCTTAAGAAACATCAAGAGTCTTTCTTAGAATACCCAGCTGCAACAAAAAATCACCATGAATTTGTTTCAGGCCTTGCTTATCATGTAACAAGTATGCTTGATTTATCTAAAGCAATTGCAGACCTGTATCCTAGCCTTGATAAAGATTTGCTTTATGCCGGGGTTATTCTTCATGATTTAGGGAAAGTAATTGAATTATCAGGACCGGTTTCAACGTCTTATACGGTTGTAGGGAACTTGCTCGGGCATATTACAATAATGGTAAATGAGATTGGGAAAGCAGCAGATGAATTGGGGATTTCAGGAGAGGAAGTATTGATGCTTCAGCATTTAGTCCTTTCACATCACGGGAAAGCAGAGTGGGGAAGCCCAAAACCGCCGCTTATAAAAGAAGCGGAAATTCTTCATCTTATCGATAATCTTGATGCAAAAATGAACATGCTTGATCGTGCTCTCGCCAGAGTGAAACCTGGTGAATTTACCGAACGGATCTTTGCCCTCGATAACAGGTCATTCTATAAACCTACGTTTCATAAATGA
- a CDS encoding metallophosphoesterase family protein, producing MKEVTFIHAADLHLDSPMTGLKHLPKQIFQRLQESTFHAFRRLIDAALTFNVDFVILAGDLYDGENRSLRAQTRFRKEMERLLERNIPVYIVHGNHDHLGGMWPHFQMPDNVHIFKEHVESKDFQKSDGTTVRLYGFSYPDRHVFDRMITQYKREEGADFHIGILHGYHEGSSNHGKYAPFHLKELLEKQFDYWALGHIHKRSILSEFPPVLYPGNIQGRNKKETGIKGCYFVSLTEHDASLRFVETSDVIWEDVKTDAEHIDSVHELYEFCRKTMEEYRREGIGTLLHLSLTNVKIDGMHTQLSEWLELFQEEEKDESSFVWPVKIEVEEKVNWERSKLTLEADFYRELFEAIDEYRDIEECLSPLYQHPNARKYLNALDEYESARLKKEAEDLLIRSLLRKEAFE from the coding sequence ATGAAAGAAGTAACATTCATTCATGCTGCCGACCTTCATTTAGACAGTCCGATGACAGGTTTAAAGCATTTGCCGAAGCAAATTTTTCAAAGGCTGCAGGAAAGCACGTTTCACGCTTTCAGAAGGCTAATTGATGCCGCCTTAACGTTTAATGTTGATTTTGTCATTCTAGCAGGTGACTTATATGATGGAGAAAACCGCAGTCTACGTGCTCAAACCCGTTTTCGGAAAGAAATGGAGCGGTTGCTAGAGCGAAATATTCCTGTCTATATTGTTCATGGCAATCATGACCATTTAGGAGGTATGTGGCCGCATTTTCAAATGCCAGACAATGTACATATTTTTAAAGAGCATGTTGAATCGAAAGATTTTCAAAAAAGCGATGGAACGACTGTCCGCCTGTACGGATTCAGTTATCCCGACCGTCATGTGTTTGATCGAATGATTACTCAATATAAAAGAGAAGAAGGCGCCGATTTTCATATTGGAATTCTTCACGGATATCATGAAGGAAGCAGTAATCACGGCAAATATGCTCCTTTTCATCTAAAAGAGCTGCTTGAGAAGCAGTTTGATTATTGGGCACTTGGCCACATCCATAAGAGATCTATTTTATCAGAATTTCCACCTGTTTTGTATCCCGGAAACATTCAAGGCCGGAATAAAAAAGAAACAGGTATAAAAGGGTGCTATTTTGTTTCATTAACTGAACATGACGCGAGTTTGCGATTTGTTGAAACCTCTGATGTGATTTGGGAAGATGTAAAAACGGATGCAGAGCATATTGATTCGGTTCATGAACTTTATGAATTTTGCAGGAAAACAATGGAGGAATATCGCCGGGAAGGGATCGGTACCCTTTTACATCTTTCTTTAACTAACGTCAAGATTGACGGGATGCATACACAATTGTCTGAATGGCTGGAACTTTTTCAGGAAGAAGAGAAAGATGAAAGCTCATTTGTATGGCCTGTAAAGATAGAAGTGGAGGAAAAGGTCAATTGGGAACGGAGCAAATTGACTTTGGAGGCGGACTTTTATCGCGAGCTATTCGAGGCCATTGACGAGTACAGAGATATAGAGGAATGCCTTTCTCCGTTATATCAACATCCGAATGCACGAAAATATTTAAATGCTTTAGATGAATATGAGAGTGCAAGGTTGAAAAAAGAAGCCGAGGATTTGCTTATTAGAAGCTTATTACGAAAGGAGGCGTTTGAATGA
- a CDS encoding ABC transporter permease, which produces MNNFWIILFHTFISKLKSKSFVVTTILTLLIVIGLTNMNNIITFFDKDGGKEKVAVLDETGQLFEAYKQKMNAINKDIKLSKIETTKDKAIEDVKNDKYKGLLVLSFDKNKLPAANYHTKSISDTALSGDLENGLQQLKTMLVSSQMKLSPEQLSKLYEPPSFKKTALEENAKTEEELTQARGLVYVLLFVIYFAVIMYSNMIAMEVATEKTSRVMEILISSVSPIKQMFAKILGVALVSLTQLSMLLIVGYFSIKENLKSMKGGFFEFFGFEDIQPSTIFYAVVFFILGYFLYATLAAFLGSLVSRIEDIQQFITPMTMIVVAGFMIAMFGLNRPETPFITVTSYIPFFTPMLMFMRVGMLTLPVWEPMLGIVILLITIIVLAIFGARVYKGGVLMYGKSNSFKDIKKALQISKND; this is translated from the coding sequence ATGAATAATTTTTGGATTATCCTATTTCATACATTTATTAGCAAATTGAAATCAAAGTCGTTTGTCGTTACAACCATCCTTACACTATTAATTGTTATTGGTCTGACAAATATGAACAATATTATCACGTTTTTCGATAAAGACGGCGGAAAGGAAAAGGTAGCCGTACTAGATGAAACAGGCCAGCTGTTTGAAGCTTATAAACAAAAAATGAATGCAATCAACAAAGATATTAAGCTGTCAAAAATAGAAACGACCAAAGATAAGGCGATAGAGGACGTTAAAAATGACAAGTACAAAGGCCTTCTTGTCCTTTCTTTCGATAAAAACAAACTTCCGGCTGCAAATTATCATACAAAAAGTATTTCTGATACTGCTCTTTCGGGAGATCTCGAAAACGGGCTGCAGCAATTAAAGACAATGTTAGTGTCATCGCAAATGAAATTATCGCCGGAACAGCTTAGCAAACTTTACGAGCCTCCATCGTTTAAAAAAACAGCGCTTGAAGAAAACGCAAAAACTGAAGAAGAATTGACTCAAGCGAGAGGACTCGTCTATGTTCTTTTATTCGTCATTTATTTTGCCGTCATTATGTACTCCAATATGATTGCAATGGAAGTAGCCACTGAAAAGACTTCAAGAGTGATGGAAATTCTTATTTCTAGCGTTTCTCCGATTAAGCAAATGTTTGCGAAGATTCTTGGTGTTGCATTAGTCAGTTTAACCCAGCTTTCCATGCTTCTTATTGTCGGATATTTTTCAATCAAGGAAAATCTAAAATCGATGAAAGGGGGCTTCTTCGAATTTTTCGGATTTGAAGACATCCAGCCTTCAACAATTTTTTATGCAGTCGTATTTTTTATTTTAGGATACTTTCTGTATGCAACCCTAGCGGCATTTCTGGGTTCTCTTGTCAGCAGAATTGAAGATATCCAGCAATTTATCACTCCGATGACGATGATTGTCGTTGCTGGTTTTATGATCGCCATGTTCGGCTTAAACAGGCCGGAAACGCCATTTATAACAGTTACATCCTATATTCCATTTTTCACCCCGATGCTTATGTTTATGAGAGTCGGAATGCTGACGCTTCCTGTTTGGGAGCCAATGCTTGGAATTGTTATACTTCTCATTACGATTATCGTGTTAGCTATTTTTGGGGCACGTGTCTATAAAGGAGGAGTTTTGATGTACGGCAAATCAAATTCATTTAAAGATATTAAAAAAGCATTGCAAATATCAAAAAATGATTAA
- a CDS encoding YjcZ family sporulation protein, giving the protein MSGGFGGGFALIVVLFILLVIVGASWF; this is encoded by the coding sequence ATGAGTGGAGGATTTGGTGGCGGCTTTGCGTTAATTGTTGTGTTGTTTATCTTATTAGTAATTGTTGGTGCATCATGGTTTTAA
- a CDS encoding ATP-binding protein, which yields MKIVDIHIYGYGKFENVKISNLGEFQVFFGENEAGKSTIMSFIHSILFGFPTKQQLEQRYEPKNSAKYGGQLTVILNDGKKAMIERVKGKATGDVSVLLDDGTRGGEDLLKKLLLHIDKGLFQSIFSFNLHGLQNVHRLKSEDLGKFLFSAGTLGSDRLMTVENELQRELDARFKPSGKKPSLNEKLKELRQLHGELKRAEQQNGQYWNLLQQKADHEKNIALLENEAELLKKKLSLLDEWKRMLPLIKERAFLSEELKQYDDIVFPIDGMKRLDWLEQNIHPLDSRIKSLEQRIQSLEKELADLLPQVRLIECETEIFTAVENIPLYEQLKAEENQIKMKLAKVNEDISILKDQLHAPVDEKWLEKINTSVFMKEKAADLHIKHQRLKERQHELDLRFSEEKNALEKIEETMKTIQSELLPENERLALMEQLSIAADKRSFEKELQDIKEKISFFNRAMQKEKKQKEQALLQKLFFSILFLVMLGWGIYSKQWIVAAIGGACLIFQILMLVKAWKSNTVPEILAEIQALKDREKDVLASIHLPKENDLSDIKEKLDRDEQLREQHQIMQIKWQQQNAQYEKIIAAFEKWEQESRELERKTIELKKELQLPGSIDPQNIYEAFQLIEKLKANFREKLYLTERLTNLEKGLKDIERQIFNFADTFLGENQLSIQESAFRLKNLLKHELGKQIQYNEKQAKLVELKEELHKLSVERMHFRKEADKLFSLANAKTAEQFREIGKRAEKRDRITDRLGEIERQLQFMSIPLEQRTEFSNADPDELIDECSKKLEYIHSELLRLREQLAEVKFEISVLENGGTYSDLLHKFSLLKSEFEEDAKEWARFAIAKDLLVKTVDSFKKKHLPKMIAKAEEFLFYLTEGNYIRIHPQEHGSGFLIENKDHILFEAIELSQATAEQVYVSLRLALAVTLYKHFHFPIMIDDGFVNFDENRTKKIITLLKSLIGQQILLFTCHKHLLHYFESDQIKKLGAEEEVPIR from the coding sequence ATGAAAATTGTTGATATCCATATTTACGGTTATGGAAAATTTGAAAATGTGAAAATCTCAAATTTGGGCGAATTCCAGGTATTTTTCGGTGAAAACGAAGCAGGGAAATCAACGATCATGTCGTTTATTCACAGTATTTTATTTGGTTTTCCGACAAAACAGCAATTGGAACAGAGGTACGAACCAAAAAATTCAGCAAAATATGGCGGCCAGCTTACCGTCATCTTAAACGATGGAAAGAAAGCAATGATTGAACGGGTAAAAGGAAAAGCAACCGGTGACGTGAGTGTTTTGCTAGATGATGGAACCCGAGGCGGAGAAGATCTGCTGAAAAAGTTGCTTTTACATATCGATAAAGGTTTATTTCAGTCTATTTTTTCTTTTAATCTCCATGGCTTGCAAAATGTCCATCGGCTAAAGAGTGAGGACCTGGGAAAGTTCTTATTCTCAGCTGGAACGTTAGGTTCAGACCGATTGATGACTGTGGAAAATGAGCTTCAAAGAGAGCTGGATGCCCGTTTTAAACCGAGCGGCAAGAAGCCTTCTTTAAATGAAAAACTGAAAGAACTGCGGCAATTGCACGGGGAATTGAAAAGAGCAGAACAGCAAAATGGACAATATTGGAACCTTCTTCAACAAAAAGCCGATCATGAAAAAAATATTGCTTTATTGGAGAATGAAGCAGAACTTTTAAAAAAGAAGTTGAGCCTGCTTGACGAATGGAAGAGGATGCTTCCCCTCATTAAGGAACGGGCTTTTTTGAGTGAAGAGCTTAAGCAGTATGACGATATAGTTTTTCCAATCGACGGTATGAAAAGGCTGGACTGGCTTGAGCAAAATATACACCCTCTTGACAGCCGTATTAAAAGTTTAGAACAAAGAATACAATCGCTGGAAAAAGAATTGGCTGATTTACTTCCGCAAGTACGTCTCATTGAATGTGAAACAGAAATTTTTACAGCAGTTGAAAACATCCCTCTTTATGAACAGCTTAAAGCAGAAGAAAATCAGATTAAGATGAAGCTCGCGAAAGTGAACGAGGATATTTCCATTTTAAAGGATCAGCTGCATGCCCCGGTTGATGAAAAATGGCTTGAAAAAATAAATACGAGTGTTTTTATGAAAGAAAAAGCCGCAGACTTACATATAAAACATCAAAGGCTGAAAGAAAGGCAGCACGAATTGGATTTGCGATTTTCGGAAGAGAAAAATGCACTGGAAAAAATTGAAGAAACGATGAAAACGATTCAAAGCGAGCTTTTACCTGAGAATGAGAGATTAGCATTAATGGAACAGCTCTCTATCGCCGCTGATAAACGTTCTTTTGAAAAAGAACTTCAGGATATAAAAGAGAAGATATCTTTTTTCAATCGTGCAATGCAAAAAGAAAAAAAGCAGAAGGAACAAGCATTGCTTCAGAAGCTTTTCTTCTCGATATTGTTTTTGGTTATGCTAGGATGGGGAATCTATAGCAAGCAGTGGATTGTTGCAGCCATAGGCGGTGCGTGTCTAATCTTTCAAATTCTGATGCTGGTTAAGGCATGGAAATCCAATACAGTTCCGGAGATTTTGGCTGAAATTCAGGCATTAAAGGATCGGGAAAAGGATGTTTTGGCGTCCATACATTTGCCGAAAGAAAATGATCTTTCTGATATAAAGGAAAAACTGGACAGAGATGAACAGCTTCGGGAGCAGCATCAAATAATGCAAATTAAGTGGCAGCAGCAAAATGCACAATATGAAAAGATTATTGCTGCTTTTGAAAAATGGGAACAAGAATCGCGGGAACTTGAGCGAAAAACAATTGAATTAAAGAAAGAATTGCAGTTGCCGGGATCCATTGATCCACAGAACATTTACGAAGCATTTCAGCTGATTGAAAAATTAAAAGCAAACTTCAGAGAGAAATTGTACTTGACTGAACGGCTGACAAATCTAGAAAAGGGACTCAAAGATATAGAAAGGCAAATCTTCAATTTTGCAGATACCTTTTTGGGAGAAAACCAGTTAAGCATCCAGGAAAGTGCCTTTAGGCTAAAAAATTTATTAAAACATGAACTTGGCAAACAAATTCAATATAATGAGAAACAGGCCAAACTTGTAGAACTAAAAGAAGAACTCCACAAACTTTCTGTTGAGCGAATGCATTTTCGAAAAGAAGCAGATAAGCTGTTTTCTTTGGCAAATGCAAAAACGGCAGAGCAGTTTCGGGAAATCGGCAAAAGAGCAGAAAAGCGGGATAGAATTACTGATCGGTTGGGAGAAATTGAAAGGCAGCTGCAGTTTATGTCTATTCCTCTTGAACAGAGAACAGAATTTTCGAATGCTGACCCTGATGAACTTATCGATGAATGTTCAAAAAAACTGGAATATATTCATTCTGAATTGCTAAGATTGCGGGAGCAGCTTGCAGAAGTGAAATTTGAAATTTCTGTTCTTGAAAATGGGGGAACGTATTCCGATCTTTTGCATAAATTTTCACTATTAAAATCTGAATTTGAAGAAGATGCGAAAGAATGGGCTCGATTTGCCATTGCAAAAGATTTGCTTGTAAAAACGGTTGATAGCTTTAAAAAGAAACATTTGCCTAAAATGATTGCGAAGGCTGAGGAATTTTTGTTTTATTTAACGGAAGGAAACTATATCCGTATTCACCCTCAGGAACATGGAAGCGGATTTCTGATCGAAAATAAAGATCACATTTTATTCGAGGCAATTGAACTCAGCCAGGCAACTGCTGAGCAAGTGTACGTTTCCTTAAGGCTGGCACTCGCTGTAACACTTTACAAACATTTTCATTTTCCAATTATGATTGATGACGGCTTTGTCAATTTTGATGAAAACCGGACGAAAAAGATTATCACACTTCTAAAAAGTCTTATCGGTCAGCAAATTTTATTATTTACATGTCATAAGCATTTACTTCATTATTTTGAAAGTGATCAAATTAAAAAGTTAGGAGCAGAGGAAGAAGTGCCAATCCGGTAA
- a CDS encoding YjcZ family sporulation protein, whose translation MSGGPGYYGGGFALIVVLFILLIIIGASWL comes from the coding sequence ATGTCCGGTGGACCAGGCTATTACGGCGGAGGATTTGCACTTATAGTAGTCCTCTTTATCCTTTTAATCATTATCGGAGCATCATGGCTGTAA